Proteins found in one Geomonas subterranea genomic segment:
- a CDS encoding HU family DNA-binding protein: protein MNKSELIESLAAKKTLSFKKAEEVVNAVFASMTEALLSGDRIEIRGFGSFVVKEYDAYTGRNPKTGESISVKAKKLPFFKVGKELKEKVSG from the coding sequence ATGAACAAATCAGAACTCATTGAATCTCTCGCAGCTAAAAAGACCCTCTCCTTCAAGAAGGCGGAGGAAGTCGTCAATGCCGTCTTCGCGTCGATGACCGAGGCCCTTCTTTCCGGCGACCGGATCGAGATCAGGGGGTTTGGCAGCTTCGTGGTGAAGGAGTACGACGCCTACACCGGGAGAAACCCCAAGACGGGCGAATCCATCTCCGTGAAGGCGAAGAAGCTACCTTTCTTCAAGGTCGGCAAGGAACTTAAAGAAAAAGTCTCCGGCTAA
- a CDS encoding tetratricopeptide repeat protein, protein MFFGLFGKKDFRHYQNQGAKHLAAERYSDARVDFQEALKLCPAEEHQEAAAIRQAMDQACDKLGELNLQEGEHALRAGEAQKAHDHFCLAADLAADPGIKSRARAEAAKLEQPEAQAEAKPAAPAGAGNYKPHGGGSCTTCKGHGDHHHEEPAPMGMSLSEEDQFFLMVQPLPGDLPGRYADLGPKFAKAYLMIHEGNDREAFTILQEMLLSGENDIVLYEVALIMFRAGQIHESEALLNRALALNPQNATVYLALIHLMAGGGRYPQAIAVAQRMLELNIIPDQAQFMLGELHEATGDTERAMELWTKSLEQPGMAKAAAERLIPILNRQGRTDDVKYLTKKYLKGCC, encoded by the coding sequence ATGTTTTTCGGACTGTTCGGCAAGAAGGATTTCCGTCATTACCAGAATCAGGGTGCCAAGCACCTCGCCGCTGAGCGCTACTCGGATGCGCGGGTCGACTTTCAGGAAGCGCTGAAGCTCTGCCCGGCCGAGGAGCACCAGGAAGCCGCAGCCATCCGCCAGGCCATGGACCAGGCCTGCGACAAACTGGGCGAGCTGAACCTGCAGGAGGGGGAGCACGCCCTGCGCGCCGGTGAAGCACAAAAGGCGCACGATCACTTCTGTCTCGCCGCCGACCTCGCCGCCGATCCCGGCATCAAGTCGCGCGCCCGCGCCGAGGCCGCGAAACTGGAGCAGCCCGAGGCACAGGCCGAGGCCAAGCCCGCCGCACCCGCCGGCGCCGGCAACTACAAGCCGCACGGCGGAGGCTCCTGCACGACCTGCAAGGGGCACGGCGACCACCATCACGAGGAGCCCGCGCCGATGGGCATGAGCCTTTCCGAGGAGGACCAGTTCTTCCTCATGGTCCAGCCGCTCCCGGGTGACCTCCCCGGACGCTACGCCGACCTCGGTCCCAAATTCGCCAAGGCGTACCTCATGATTCATGAGGGCAACGATCGCGAGGCGTTCACAATTTTGCAGGAAATGTTGTTATCTGGTGAAAATGACATTGTATTATACGAAGTGGCACTTATAATGTTCAGGGCGGGGCAAATTCATGAGAGCGAGGCGCTCCTGAATCGAGCACTGGCGCTCAATCCCCAGAACGCGACCGTGTACCTGGCCCTCATTCATTTGATGGCCGGCGGCGGGCGCTACCCCCAGGCGATAGCTGTCGCGCAGCGGATGCTGGAGCTCAATATAATCCCCGACCAGGCCCAGTTCATGCTTGGCGAACTGCACGAGGCTACCGGCGACACGGAGCGCGCCATGGAGTTGTGGACCAAGTCCCTGGAGCAGCCCGGCATGGCCAAGGCTGCCGCCGAGCGGCTCATCCCGATTCTGAACCGCCAGGGGCGCACCGACGACGTGAAGTACCTGACCAAGAAATACCTAAAAGGATGTTGCTAA
- the rlmD gene encoding 23S rRNA (uracil(1939)-C(5))-methyltransferase RlmD, translating to MADRIIAIESLCYGGAGFGRVEGKACFVPFTAPGDHARIRVVREKRSFLEGELVELVEPSALRIAPVCPVFGECGGCDWQFLPYSEQVKQKGGIFADTLSRIGKVERESVLPVAASPDSYGYRSRVQVKVTVAAGALRLGFFRTGSHDVVDFGTGCPLAQPLLNRMAAEFRVLLPGLPQCESVHQIDLSTGDDGDGIAIVHSRGGGAPLLESLTRDRSRLPSVAGVFVRSGRKGELEKAFGIDSLSYRVPASLTPGSRELKLRFGRGGFSQVNYRQNLELIRTACEWAGLTGKERVLDLYCGNGNLSLPLAHNAAHVMGVEGYAPSIADAVANAEANGIQNAEFLVSDVAQAVRRLVKRKDSFDLVVLDPPRGGAEAAAELAGLAPRKIIYVSCDPATLARDLASLCGNGYRVTRSKPVDMFPQTYHLESVTELVRA from the coding sequence ATGGCTGACCGGATCATCGCGATAGAGAGTCTCTGTTACGGCGGCGCCGGCTTCGGGAGGGTGGAAGGGAAGGCCTGTTTCGTTCCCTTCACCGCTCCGGGCGACCACGCCAGGATCCGCGTGGTCAGGGAGAAACGCTCGTTCCTGGAGGGGGAACTGGTCGAACTGGTCGAGCCCTCCGCGCTGCGCATCGCCCCGGTCTGCCCGGTCTTCGGGGAGTGCGGCGGCTGCGACTGGCAGTTCCTGCCGTACTCCGAGCAGGTGAAACAAAAGGGGGGCATCTTCGCTGACACCCTGTCGCGCATCGGCAAGGTCGAGCGGGAGAGCGTGCTGCCGGTCGCTGCGTCGCCCGATTCCTACGGCTACCGCTCCCGCGTTCAAGTTAAGGTCACCGTCGCGGCTGGGGCGCTGCGACTAGGCTTTTTCCGCACCGGCTCCCATGACGTCGTCGATTTCGGCACCGGCTGCCCGTTGGCGCAGCCGCTGTTGAACCGTATGGCCGCGGAATTCAGGGTGCTCCTCCCCGGGCTACCCCAATGCGAGTCGGTCCACCAGATAGACCTCTCGACCGGTGACGACGGGGACGGGATCGCCATCGTGCACAGCAGGGGGGGCGGTGCTCCCTTGCTCGAGTCTCTGACCCGGGACCGCTCCCGGCTCCCCTCCGTCGCCGGGGTGTTCGTGCGCAGCGGCCGGAAAGGGGAGCTCGAAAAGGCCTTCGGCATCGACTCGCTGAGCTACCGGGTCCCGGCGAGCCTCACTCCCGGCTCCAGGGAGCTGAAGCTCCGTTTCGGACGAGGCGGTTTCTCCCAGGTCAACTACCGGCAGAATCTCGAATTGATCCGCACCGCATGCGAGTGGGCGGGGCTGACCGGTAAGGAGCGGGTGCTCGACCTGTACTGCGGCAACGGCAACCTCTCTCTGCCGCTGGCGCACAATGCGGCGCACGTGATGGGGGTGGAGGGATACGCGCCGTCCATCGCGGATGCCGTGGCCAACGCCGAGGCGAACGGGATTCAAAACGCCGAGTTCCTGGTCAGCGACGTGGCCCAGGCCGTCAGGCGTCTGGTCAAGCGGAAGGATTCGTTCGACCTGGTGGTGCTCGACCCTCCGCGGGGGGGCGCCGAGGCTGCCGCTGAGCTGGCCGGTCTCGCGCCACGCAAAATCATTTACGTTTCCTGTGACCCGGCCACCCTGGCCCGCGATCTCGCTTCGCTTTGCGGCAACGGGTACCGGGTGACCCGCTCGAAACCGGTGGACATGTTCCCGCAGACCTACCACCTCGAGAGCGTCACCGAACTGGTACGCGCATAA
- the infA gene encoding translation initiation factor IF-1: MSKEEAIEVEGTVIEPLPNAMFKVKLENDHMVLAHISGKMRKFFIKILPGDKVTVELSPYDLSRGRITYRAK, encoded by the coding sequence ATGAGCAAGGAAGAAGCAATAGAAGTCGAAGGAACGGTCATTGAGCCGCTTCCCAACGCGATGTTCAAGGTGAAGCTGGAAAACGACCACATGGTGCTGGCGCACATTTCAGGCAAGATGAGGAAGTTTTTCATCAAGATCCTGCCTGGCGACAAGGTCACCGTCGAGCTCTCTCCCTACGACCTGAGCCGCGGCCGCATCACCTATCGCGCAAAATAA
- the efp gene encoding elongation factor P: MYTAADLRKGLKITIDNEPYIITHFDFAKPGKGQALYRTKMKNMITGSTLDRTYRSGETFEPASLEDRVMQYLYKEDDHYCFMDNSTFEQIHISEDAMGDAKNYLIDNLQVDVLLFREKAIGVDVPNFVNLRVVQTDPWVKGDTSGSDSKPATVETGYVLRVPPFIEEGELITIDTRTGEYSTRVKG; the protein is encoded by the coding sequence ATGTACACTGCAGCCGATCTGAGAAAAGGTTTGAAAATCACCATCGACAACGAGCCTTACATCATCACCCACTTCGACTTCGCCAAGCCGGGCAAAGGGCAGGCCCTTTACCGCACCAAGATGAAGAACATGATCACCGGCTCCACCCTGGACCGCACCTACCGCTCCGGCGAGACCTTCGAACCCGCGAGCCTCGAAGACCGCGTGATGCAGTACCTCTACAAGGAAGATGATCACTACTGCTTCATGGACAACAGCACCTTCGAGCAGATCCACATCAGCGAAGACGCCATGGGCGACGCCAAGAACTACCTGATCGACAACCTCCAGGTGGACGTGCTCCTGTTCAGGGAGAAGGCGATCGGCGTGGACGTGCCCAACTTCGTCAACCTGCGCGTCGTGCAGACCGACCCCTGGGTCAAGGGCGACACCTCCGGCAGCGATTCCAAGCCCGCCACCGTCGAGACCGGCTACGTGCTGCGCGTACCGCCGTTCATCGAAGAAGGCGAACTGATCACCATCGACACCCGCACCGGCGAGTACTCCACCAGGGTCAAGGGGTAA
- a CDS encoding EF-P lysine aminoacylase GenX: MSGSWPLARRSQALAQRGAIFTRIRMFFQEKGYLEVETPFRIPAPAPETQIDAIPSDGWFMQTSPELCMKRLLAAGYPRIFQICRCWRDGERGSRHLSEFTMLEWYRAQADYRVLMDETEELVRAAAGGSGITYRGVQIDLSPPWERITVRDAFLRYAGTIAESALSGGTFDELMVEKVEPMLGMGRPTFIYDYPASCSALARLKSEDPSVAERFELYMGGLEIANAFSELIDPVEQRARFEAEAAERLRQGKPAYPMPEKFLDALSGMPEAAGIALGLDRLVMVLLDAESIDDVVAFTTEEL; encoded by the coding sequence ATGTCGGGAAGTTGGCCACTGGCCAGGCGCTCACAGGCCCTGGCCCAGCGTGGCGCGATCTTCACCAGGATCAGGATGTTTTTCCAGGAAAAGGGGTATCTCGAGGTCGAGACCCCTTTTCGTATTCCCGCTCCCGCCCCCGAGACCCAGATCGACGCCATACCCAGTGACGGCTGGTTCATGCAGACTTCGCCCGAACTCTGCATGAAGCGGCTCCTCGCCGCAGGTTATCCCCGGATTTTCCAGATCTGCCGCTGCTGGCGCGACGGCGAGCGCGGAAGCAGGCACCTGAGCGAATTCACCATGCTCGAGTGGTACCGGGCGCAGGCTGACTACCGCGTGCTGATGGACGAGACCGAGGAACTGGTCAGGGCCGCCGCTGGAGGTTCCGGCATCACCTATCGCGGCGTGCAGATCGACCTCTCCCCCCCCTGGGAACGGATCACGGTCCGCGACGCCTTCCTGCGCTACGCCGGCACCATCGCAGAAAGCGCCCTGTCCGGGGGCACTTTCGACGAACTCATGGTCGAGAAGGTCGAGCCGATGCTCGGTATGGGCCGCCCCACCTTCATCTACGATTACCCCGCCAGTTGCTCCGCACTGGCCCGCCTGAAGAGCGAAGATCCGTCGGTGGCCGAACGCTTCGAACTCTACATGGGAGGGCTCGAGATCGCCAACGCCTTCTCTGAACTGATCGACCCGGTCGAGCAGCGCGCAAGGTTCGAGGCTGAGGCCGCTGAGCGGCTCCGCCAGGGCAAACCCGCCTACCCCATGCCCGAAAAATTCCTCGACGCGCTTTCCGGGATGCCGGAAGCAGCCGGAATCGCCCTCGGCCTCGACCGTCTGGTGATGGTCCTTCTCGACGCAGAGAGCATCGACGACGTCGTCGCCTTCACCACCGAGGAGCTTTGA
- the bioB gene encoding biotin synthase BioB gives MEKLISEIAQRIIAGGSITQDEAVRLSDAQGSELFDLYRAATRVKEHFVGNEVHLCSIINAKSGRCAENCAFCAQSAHHTTDAPVYPLVQEEQMVECAKTAETNGSACFGIITSGTTVKGQELEQILAALRRIRKETSILPSCSLGIIDEETALKLKEAGMDTYHHNLETAESFFPNICTTHEYQDDVNTVRAVKKAGVKVCSGGIFGMGESAAQRVEMAFTLKDLDVDSVPMNFLNPIEGTRLEGARNITAQECLKTIAIYRLILPAKRITICGGREKNLRDLQSWIFFAGANGTMIGNYLTTLGRNVDTDLTMFSDLGLTTVMCAH, from the coding sequence ATGGAAAAACTCATCTCTGAAATAGCTCAAAGAATCATCGCAGGCGGGTCCATCACCCAGGACGAGGCCGTCCGGCTCTCGGACGCCCAAGGCTCGGAACTCTTCGACCTGTACCGCGCCGCCACTCGCGTCAAGGAGCACTTCGTCGGCAACGAGGTGCACCTCTGCTCCATCATCAACGCCAAGTCCGGCCGTTGCGCCGAAAACTGCGCCTTCTGCGCCCAATCCGCTCACCACACGACGGACGCACCGGTTTACCCGCTGGTCCAGGAAGAGCAGATGGTGGAATGCGCGAAGACGGCCGAGACCAACGGCTCCGCCTGTTTCGGCATCATCACCAGCGGCACCACGGTCAAGGGGCAGGAACTCGAACAGATATTGGCCGCATTGCGCCGCATAAGGAAGGAAACCTCCATCCTCCCCTCCTGCTCCCTCGGCATCATCGACGAGGAGACCGCGCTGAAACTCAAGGAAGCCGGGATGGACACCTACCACCACAACCTCGAGACCGCGGAGAGCTTCTTCCCCAACATCTGCACCACCCACGAATACCAGGATGACGTCAACACGGTCCGCGCCGTTAAGAAAGCCGGTGTGAAGGTCTGCTCGGGGGGGATTTTCGGCATGGGCGAGAGCGCCGCGCAGCGCGTCGAGATGGCCTTCACCCTCAAGGACCTGGACGTAGACTCCGTACCGATGAACTTTCTGAACCCCATCGAGGGAACCAGGCTCGAGGGGGCCAGGAACATCACCGCGCAGGAGTGCCTTAAGACCATCGCCATCTACCGCCTGATCCTGCCGGCAAAGAGAATTACCATCTGCGGCGGCCGCGAGAAGAACCTGCGCGACCTGCAGTCCTGGATCTTCTTCGCCGGCGCGAACGGCACCATGATCGGCAACTACCTGACCACCCTTGGGCGCAACGTCGACACCGACCTGACCATGTTCAGCGATCTCGGCCTCACCACGGTCATGTGCGCGCACTAA
- the bioD gene encoding dethiobiotin synthase → MPAKSIFITGTDTGVGKTIASATIAMLLRKMGHSVGVMKPVTSGCIERDGALVSEDAELLAFAAGVPVTPDSATYLLRAPLAPSVSASQDSVRISFDAIKEAYQRLAANYDFIIVEGAGGLMVPLAGGMLVADLALHLGLPIAVVARPNLGTINHTLLTTFTARTLGLQVKGVIVNRYPDAPDQAESYAPHMIDSLSGSQLLGLFPDIQAENERELVTRLTDRLLQMPATGIMLREMFE, encoded by the coding sequence ATGCCTGCCAAAAGCATCTTCATCACCGGGACCGACACTGGAGTCGGGAAAACCATCGCATCGGCCACCATCGCCATGCTCCTGCGGAAAATGGGGCACAGTGTCGGCGTCATGAAGCCGGTCACCAGCGGCTGCATCGAGCGCGACGGCGCTCTGGTCTCCGAAGACGCGGAACTCCTCGCCTTTGCCGCCGGCGTTCCGGTAACGCCGGACTCCGCCACGTACCTGCTCAGGGCGCCCCTTGCCCCTTCCGTTTCCGCCAGCCAGGACAGCGTCCGCATCAGCTTCGACGCCATCAAGGAGGCCTACCAGAGACTCGCCGCCAACTACGATTTCATCATCGTGGAAGGTGCCGGCGGTTTGATGGTCCCCCTGGCCGGGGGGATGCTGGTGGCAGACCTCGCCCTGCACCTGGGGCTTCCCATCGCGGTGGTGGCACGCCCCAATCTCGGCACCATCAACCATACCCTGCTCACCACCTTCACCGCGCGCACCCTTGGGCTGCAGGTGAAAGGGGTCATCGTGAACCGCTACCCCGACGCCCCCGACCAGGCCGAATCCTACGCGCCGCACATGATCGACTCTCTGTCCGGCTCGCAGCTCCTCGGCCTCTTCCCCGACATCCAGGCGGAAAACGAGCGCGAACTGGTCACCCGGCTTACCGACCGGCTGCTGCAGATGCCGGCGACCGGAATCATGCTCAGGGAGATGTTCGAATAA
- the bioA gene encoding adenosylmethionine--8-amino-7-oxononanoate transaminase yields MVELDTETLRRYDSDYLWHPFTQMSEWENAENIIITRGEGSFIIDSDGNRYLDGVGAIWTNVHGHCRKEINDAVKEQVDRLEHSTLLGLSNDRAALLAKRLIDIAPPGLAKVFYSDNGSTAVEIGVKMAFQYQQQTGNKAKQKFIRFDNAYHGDTVGSMSVGGIAIYHEVYAPLLFPTIMAPSPYCYRCPLSSEGDCGSCGLLCLKELERLMKEHAHELAGLVIEPSVQGAGGMIVQPPGFVKGVRELCDRYDVLMIADEVAVGFGRTGAMFACGKEGVTPDIMAISKGISAGYLPLAATLTTRKVYDAFWGAYSDLKTFFHGHTFTGNPIACAAALASLDLFEKDRLLEQLPEKIDYLQDRLQRLMELPHVGDVRQEGMIAGIELVRDRHSREPYHWEERVGVRVCLEARKHGLFLRPLGNVIVVFPPLSISMDELAILMDGIEASIRCITG; encoded by the coding sequence ATGGTTGAACTCGATACCGAAACGCTCAGACGCTACGACAGCGACTACCTGTGGCACCCCTTCACCCAGATGAGTGAATGGGAAAACGCCGAGAACATCATCATCACCAGGGGGGAAGGCTCCTTCATCATCGACTCCGACGGCAACCGCTACCTGGACGGTGTGGGCGCCATCTGGACCAACGTGCACGGCCACTGCCGCAAGGAGATCAACGACGCGGTCAAGGAACAGGTGGACCGGCTCGAACACTCCACCCTGCTCGGGCTCTCCAACGACCGCGCCGCACTCCTGGCCAAGCGCCTGATCGATATCGCCCCCCCGGGGCTCGCCAAGGTGTTTTACTCCGACAACGGCTCGACCGCGGTCGAGATCGGCGTGAAGATGGCCTTCCAGTACCAGCAGCAGACCGGAAACAAGGCCAAGCAGAAGTTCATCCGCTTCGACAACGCCTACCACGGTGACACGGTCGGCTCCATGAGCGTGGGCGGCATCGCCATCTACCACGAGGTATACGCCCCCCTGCTCTTCCCGACCATCATGGCCCCCTCCCCCTACTGCTACCGCTGCCCCCTTTCCTCTGAAGGGGATTGCGGCAGTTGCGGCCTTCTCTGCCTGAAGGAACTCGAGCGGCTCATGAAAGAACACGCGCATGAACTGGCTGGTCTCGTGATCGAGCCCTCGGTGCAGGGGGCCGGCGGCATGATCGTGCAGCCTCCAGGCTTCGTCAAGGGGGTGCGTGAACTGTGCGACCGCTACGATGTCCTCATGATCGCGGACGAGGTCGCCGTCGGCTTCGGCCGCACCGGAGCCATGTTCGCCTGCGGCAAGGAAGGGGTGACCCCGGACATCATGGCCATCTCCAAAGGGATCTCGGCCGGCTACCTGCCACTAGCCGCCACGCTCACCACCCGCAAAGTCTACGACGCCTTCTGGGGCGCTTACAGCGACCTCAAGACCTTCTTCCACGGCCACACCTTCACCGGGAACCCCATTGCCTGCGCGGCCGCGCTCGCAAGCCTCGACCTCTTCGAGAAGGACCGCCTGCTGGAGCAGTTGCCGGAGAAGATCGACTACCTCCAGGACCGGCTGCAACGGCTCATGGAACTGCCCCACGTCGGAGACGTACGCCAGGAAGGGATGATCGCCGGGATCGAACTGGTCCGCGACCGTCACAGCCGCGAACCGTACCACTGGGAGGAGCGTGTCGGTGTCCGGGTGTGCCTGGAAGCCCGGAAGCACGGACTGTTCCTCCGCCCCTTGGGGAACGTGATCGTCGTGTTCCCTCCCCTCTCCATCTCGATGGACGAACTCGCCATCCTCATGGACGGCATTGAGGCCTCCATCCGCTGCATCACCGGATAG
- a CDS encoding TatD family hydrolase codes for MELIDSHSHIYGHEYAEDFEEMMARASEAGVGTIMAVGADMESSREAVALAAARPNIYCAVGIHPHDAAGVTEEDYQAVRELALGNPKVVAIGEVGLDFFRDRSPRPAQEEVFRRFIRMARELSLPLIIHDRDAHDRILAILKEEKAHEVGGVLHCFSGDLAMAQECIAMNFMISIPGTVTYPSNEALREVVRGVKIERLMVETDAPYLTPVPHRGKRNEPAFVRFAAERIAELKGLSPDDVGRITSFNTRRLFRIDQPAQEDTIAYKIRESLYLNITNRCSNRCTFCPKFEELSVKGHELKLSHEPDFAEVIAAVDAASDYNEVVFCGFGEPLIRLDLVKEVAAELKRRGLRVRINTDGQANLVHGRNILPELSGLVDSLSVSLNAANAADYDRLCNTPFGAAGFAGLCDFLREAPRYVPQVTASAVTVPGLDVDQVRKLALSLGVEFREREYSEVG; via the coding sequence ATGGAACTGATCGACAGCCATTCCCACATATACGGACACGAGTACGCGGAGGATTTCGAGGAGATGATGGCCCGCGCCAGTGAAGCGGGGGTGGGCACCATCATGGCGGTAGGCGCGGACATGGAGTCCAGCCGCGAGGCGGTTGCCTTGGCGGCCGCGCGCCCCAACATCTACTGCGCGGTGGGTATCCATCCCCACGACGCGGCCGGCGTGACCGAGGAGGACTACCAGGCGGTGCGCGAACTCGCCCTGGGAAACCCGAAGGTGGTTGCCATAGGCGAGGTGGGGCTCGACTTCTTCCGTGACCGTTCGCCCCGCCCGGCGCAGGAAGAGGTGTTCCGGCGTTTCATCCGGATGGCGCGGGAACTCTCGCTGCCGCTCATCATCCACGACCGCGACGCCCATGACCGCATCCTCGCCATCCTCAAGGAGGAAAAGGCCCACGAAGTGGGGGGCGTTTTGCACTGCTTCTCCGGCGACCTGGCCATGGCGCAGGAATGCATCGCGATGAACTTCATGATCTCCATCCCCGGCACCGTCACCTACCCCTCCAACGAGGCGCTCAGGGAGGTGGTGCGCGGGGTGAAGATCGAAAGGCTCATGGTGGAAACCGACGCACCCTACCTCACCCCGGTACCGCACCGCGGCAAGAGGAACGAGCCCGCCTTCGTGAGGTTTGCCGCCGAGCGGATCGCGGAACTGAAAGGTCTTTCCCCCGACGACGTGGGGCGCATCACGTCCTTCAACACGAGGAGACTGTTCCGGATCGACCAGCCGGCACAGGAGGACACCATCGCCTACAAGATCCGGGAATCCCTCTACCTCAACATCACCAACCGCTGCTCCAACCGCTGCACCTTCTGCCCCAAGTTCGAGGAACTGTCGGTCAAGGGGCATGAGCTGAAGCTCTCGCACGAGCCCGATTTCGCTGAGGTGATCGCCGCCGTGGACGCGGCATCGGATTATAACGAGGTGGTCTTCTGCGGGTTCGGCGAGCCCCTGATCCGGCTGGACCTGGTCAAGGAGGTGGCTGCCGAGCTGAAACGGCGGGGTTTGCGGGTGAGGATCAACACGGACGGGCAGGCAAACCTCGTGCACGGCCGGAACATACTGCCGGAACTGAGCGGGCTGGTGGATTCACTGTCGGTCAGCCTGAACGCCGCCAACGCCGCCGATTACGACAGGCTCTGCAATACCCCGTTCGGGGCGGCGGGATTCGCGGGTTTGTGCGATTTCCTGCGGGAGGCTCCCCGGTACGTGCCCCAGGTGACGGCGAGCGCGGTGACGGTGCCAGGGCTTGATGTCGACCAGGTTCGTAAACTCGCCCTGTCGCTCGGCGTCGAATTCCGCGAGCGCGAGTACTCCGAGGTCGGCTAG